In Anopheles gambiae chromosome 2, idAnoGambNW_F1_1, whole genome shotgun sequence, a single window of DNA contains:
- the LOC4576455 gene encoding dynein regulatory complex subunit 4, with amino-acid sequence MGPKKAKGSTVIDGVDTSSMSREQLEQFALKLRNEMEREREERNFFQLERDKLRTYWEITRKQLEEAKAVIRGKERDVEVAQELADQDTKNVMQEMKHLQYEHQSHIGELRAEMMTQLKMAQEDHTLQERELLNDKRDLKRLLREKEENTELEIQQLKLKHSELLSVERAKFQEEMEAMTKLFEQRLASYKEEAEVRHEMELSEVEERKNGQIAELISTNEQAYREMKSYYNAITQNNLALINSMKEEMEEMRLQSDKDLKSFSEVMAENKRLTEPLKSSQAELVELRKKLQYYDRDKATLNRVKTRLNSTQKQLASLKLEQDVLQMRCEKLVEERDQLKRLFEKSMLELQQKSGLKNSLLERKLEYIEKQTEQREAILGEVLSLAGIEPQSLSVRIEKLLVQKNDKIQALRYDLARVSKMYDDLLSLIEGKLVKYGITLKDLELQNLRQESK; translated from the exons ATG GGTcctaaaaaagcaaaaggaagTA CTGTCATCGATGGCGTCGACACGTCCAGCATGTCCCGGGAGCAGCTGGAGCAGTTCGCGCTCAAGCTCCGCAACGAGATGGAGCGCGAGCGGGAGGAGCGCAACTTCTTCCAGCTCGAGCGCGACAAACTGCGCACGTACTGGGAAATTACGCGCAAACAGCTGGAGGAAGCGAAAGCGGTGATCCGTGGGAAGGAGCGCGATGTAGAGGTCGCCCAGGAGCTGGCCGATCAGGACACCAAAAACGTAATGCAGGAGATGAAGCACCTGCAGTACGAACATCAGTCCCACATCGGAGAGTTGCGGGCGGAGATGATGACCCAGCTGAAGATGGCACAGGAAGACCACACGCTGCAGGAGCGGGAACTGCTGAACGACAAGCGCGACCTGAAGCGGCTGCTGCGcgagaaggaagaaaacaccGAACTGGAGATACAGCAGCTGAAGCTGAAGCACAGCGAGCTGCTGAGCGTTGAGCGGGCCAAGTTTCAGGAGGAGATGGAAGCAATGACGAAGCTGTTCGAGCAGCGGCTCGCCAGCTACAAGGAGGAGGCGGAGGTGCGCCACGAGATGGAGCTGTCGGAGGTGGAGGAGCGCAAGAACGGGCAGATAGCGGAGCTGATCAGCACGAACGAGCAAGCGTACCGGGAGATGAAGAGCTACTACAACGCCATCACGCAGAACAATCTCGCGCTGATCAACAGCATGAAGGAGGAGATGGAGGAGATGCGCCTGCAGTCGGACAAGGATCTGAAGTCCTTCAGCGAGGTGATGGCGGAGAACAAGCGTCTAACGGAGCCGCTCAAGAGCTCGCAGGCCGAGCTGGTGGAGCTGCGCAAGAAGCTGCAGTACTACGACCGCGACAAGGCCACCCTGAACCGGGTGAAGACGCGCCTGAACAGTACGCAGAAGCAGCTGGCCAGCCTGAAGCTCGAGCAGGACGTGCTGCAGATGCGGTGCGAGAAGCTGGTGGAGGAGCGCGATCAGCTCAAGCGGCTGTTCGAAAAGTCGATGCTGGAGCTGCAGCAAAAGTCGGGCCTGAAGAATTCGCTGCTCGAGCGCAAGCTGGAGTACATCGAGAAGCAGACGGAGCAGCGCGAAGCCATCCTTGGGGAGGTGTTGTCGTTGGCTGGGATAGAGCCTCAGTCGCTGAGCGTGCGGATCGAGAAGCTGCTGGTGCAGAAGAACGACAAGATTCAGGCGCTGCGGTACGATTTGGCCCGGGTGAGCAAGATGTACGATGATCTGCTGTCGCTGATTGAGGGCAAGCTGGTGAAGTACGGCATCACGCTGAAGGACCTGGAGCTGCAGAACCTGCGGCAGGAGAGCAAGTAG
- the LOC1276521 gene encoding cyclin-dependent kinase 10 has protein sequence MTSDYADYRDPNRPVHRKGMLMNFRTKEYTEIRPQDVYGKCRYVSSFQKCNRVGEGTYGIVFRARDTVSNEIVALKKVRLDQDIFKDGFPISGLREIQILKNCSHENIVRLKEVVVGNSLESIFLVMEFCEQDLASLLDNMETPFSESQVKCIIIQLLKGLDYLHTRYIIHRDLKVSNLLLTDTGCLKIADFGLARYLNNANKPMTPGLVTLWYRPPELLFGAKKQTTAVDMWATGCILGELLIHKPLLPGTSEISQIELIINLLGTPTATIWPDFDSLPLVQNFTLKEQPYNNLKSKFPFLSASGYDLLNSLFMYNPACRATAERCLLSTYLREPPLPCDSNLMPTFPHHRDMKKTTSAKQDDPRKPRTSGLANNKPSFDVGGQAPTISDLLGSLIKKRRFD, from the exons ATGACTTCAG ACTACGCTGATTATCGGGATCCGAACCGGCCCGTCCATCGCAAAGGGATGCTGATGAACTTTCGCACCAAAGAGTACACGGAAATTCGGCCGCAGGATGTG TATGGCAAATGTCGCTACGTATCGTCGTTCCAGAAATGTAACCGTGTTGGCGAAGGCACATACGGAATCGTTT TTCGTGCCCGAGATACAGTTTCAAATGAAATTGTAGCCCTCAAGAAGGTTCGCCTCGATCAGGACATATTCAAGGACGGATTTCCGATCAGTGGGCTGCGCGAGATTCAAATCCTGAAAAACTGTAGCCACGAAAACATCGTCCGGCTGAAGGAGGTCGTTGTGGGCAACAGTCTGGAGAGCATCTTTCTCGTGATGGAATTCTGTGAGCAGGATCTAGCCTCGCTGCTGGACAACATGGAGACACCGTTCTCGGAATCGCAGGTCAAGTGCATCATAATACAGCTGCTGAAAGGTTTAGACTACCTGCACACGCGCTACATCATCCATCGGGATTTGAAGGTGTCGAACCTGCTGCTCACGGACACCGGCTGCCTGAAGATAGCGGACTTTGGGCTGGCACGCTACCTTAACAATGCCAACAAACCGATGACGCCGGGACTGGTGACGCTCTGGTACCGGCCACCTGAGCTGCTGTTCGGggccaaaaaacaaaccaccgcCGTGGACATGTGGGCGACAGGATGCATTCTCGGCGAGCTGCTGATCCACAAGCCACTGCTGCCCGGTACGAGTGAAATTTCGCAGATCGAGCTCATCATTAACCTGCTCGGCACACCGACAGCGACCATTTGGCCCGATTTCGACAGTTTACCGTTGGTGCAGAATTTCACCCTCAAAGAGCAACCGTACAACAATCTCAAGAGCaagtttccttttctctctgcGAGTGGGTACGATCTGTTGAACAGTTTGTTCATGTACAACCCGGCCTGCAGAGCTACTGCCGAACGGTGTCTTCTCAGCACCTACCTAAGGGAACCGCCACTGC CGTGTGACTCAAACCTGATGCCAACATTCCCCCATCATCGAGAcatgaagaaaacaacatcCGCCAAGCAGGACGATCCGCGCAAACCGCGCACCAGTGGACTGGCCAACAACAAGCCCTCGTTCGATGTCGGTGGTCAGGCTCCAACTATTTCGGATTTGCTTGGCTCACTAATTAAGAAACGGCGCTTCGATTAA
- the LOC5667124 gene encoding large ribosomal subunit protein mL42 has product MAFLGRIFRRGNHFLTLKQYENVQVARGNPQDLVQKVAVAEGGNCFVAWHPKPDFPYEFSRPLNAAGTEPSVNLVRDDIINASRGALKAKHPEFVRQELSKLTFTTKHRWFPRARDKRAKKTPMDRPYL; this is encoded by the coding sequence ATGGCGTTTCTGGGACGCATTTTTCGCCGGGGAAACCACTTCCTGACGCTAAAGCAGTACGAAAACGTTCAAGTTGCCCGCGGAAACCCACAAGATCTGGTGCAGAAGGTAGCGGTAGCGGAGGGCGGCAACTGTTTCGTGGCCTGGCACCCCAAGCCGGACTTTCCGTACGAGTTCAGCAGACCGCTCAATGCGGCGGGCACGGAACCGAGTGTGAATCTCGTGCGGGATGACATAATCAACGCTAGCCGGGGTGcgttaaaagcaaaacatccgGAGTTCGTGCGCCAAGAGCTGAGCAAACTAACCTTCACGACAAAACACCGGTGGTTCCCGAGGGCACGAGACAAGCGGGCGAAGAAGACGCCGATGGATCGACCGTACCTGTAG
- the LOC1276523 gene encoding conserved oligomeric Golgi complex subunit 5 translates to MTDELCEKIENDEFYKNFLADKPSPELQLTVAISDQIAKLSDGIEQLSSALQKQVREQYGALISQAKHAGTLNASIESITSHIETLQFGAERLRRQITVPYDLLETQTKVLGRLHEASHVLRQCARFLQVHRELDGTNDLAEQASIVNELEGLMEDVDLTKIDFLRDEIGTVKKAKQRLLKVANRDLFEGILKNKPDQVGVCVRIFHNLKILPKCLNNVLETFGSYLKDAIKESFAGTDVAKLRKTGVSSPAKERAEARHLKAPGKAPTLTNSSNFRTKLWQALEWLFLDEMYGHCTQVLFLQKCLLELPLGDDYTLAKEFDRKFWNNLEKQLVSSFKAAQSHVTQALQQGLPKLLSLARGLETKIDQHFTFGEQVFGSLEAGYLEKCANNFKVALADIDFPNQEVIDALVRVASTELNAAIVDPRLIGLVTGVLCVSNKDLWNKIERNVKLGSETQQVFDNPNVSQSQNITLANVICYHHEAINRLVQNLGTKFSVLDAAKKLTSSLVEGKTITMAILQPLIASIHSAVNVILLSMHREPGLNSNTISTAGPSLYMKELQDFIVRAWSTHILPFNDRAVIEQAGHNLAIRCIELFVQNLATIRPISSTGRQRLKADCHHLEGALKPIVPDLSSLGKSFRLLRAIASLFTVPPQELVEQTSEEGGVVPPYIVLFMLFGHAGNDMASPHVTAGWGNEKLLQWLESHTSERERLELITGALQKYRTVVRQKNITQYDPIYPIVTSYLENVVKQLH, encoded by the exons ATGACCGACGAATTGTgtgaaaaaattgaaaatgacg AGTTTTACAAAAATTTCTTGGCTGATAAGCCAAGCCCGGAACTCCAGCTAACAGTGGCCATTAGCGACCAGATCGCCAAACTCTCGGACGGTATCGAACAGCTGTCCAGCGCGCTGCAGAAGCAGGTACGGGAGCAGTACGGTGCCCTGATATCGCAGGCCAAACATGCCGGTACGCTTAACGCTTCGATCGAATCGATTACGAGCCACATCGAAACGCTCCAGTTCGGTGCGGAACGTTTGCGCCGGCAGATAACCGTGCCTTACGATCTGCTCGAAACGCAAACCAAAGTGCTCGGTCGGCTGCACGAGGCATCGCACGTGCTACGCCAGTGTGCCCGCTTCCTGCAGGTGCACAGGGAGCTGGACGGCACGAACGATCTGGCCGAGCAGGCCAGCATCGTGAACGAGCTGGAAGGGCTGATGGAAGATGTGGATCTCACCAAGATTGACTTTCTGCGCGACGAGATCGGCACCGTCAAGAAGGCCAAACAGCGGCTGCTGAAGGTAGCGAATCGTGATCTTTTCGAGGGGATTCTGAAAAACAAACCCGACCAggtcggtgtgtgcgtgcgcatCTTTCACAATCTAAAGATACTGCCCAAATGCTTGAACAACGTGCTGGAAACGTTTGGCAGCTATCTGAAGGACGCTATCAAGGAATCGTTTGCCGGCACGGACGTCGCCAAGCTTCGCAAAACGGGTGTCTCGTCTCCGGCAAAGGAACGGGCCGAAGCACGCCATCTGAAGGCGCCGGGCAAAGCGCCAACCCTGACCAACTCGTCCAACTTCCGCACGAAGCTGTGGCAAGCGCTCGAATGGCTGTTCTTGGACGAAATGTACGGCCACTGTACGCAGGTACTGTTTCTGCAAAAGTGTCTGCTCGAGCTGCCGCTCGGCGATGACTACACGCTGGCGAAAGAGTTTGATCGCAAGTTTTGGAACAACCTGGAGAAACAGCTTGTGAGCTCGTTCAAAGCGGCCCAATCGCACGTAACACAAGCGCTTCAGCAGGGCCTACCGAAGCTGCTTTCGCTTGCCCGTGGGCTGGAAACAAAAATCGATCAACATTTCACGTTCGGTGAGCAGGTGTTTGGTTCACTCGAGGCGGGCTATCTGGAGAAGTGTGCCAACAACTTTAAGGTGGCCCTGGCAGATATCGATTTCCCCAACCAGGAGGTGATCGATGCGCTGGTGCGCGTTGCATCGACCGAGCTGAACGCGGCCATTGTCGATCCACGGCTGATCGGGCTTGTAACGGGTGTGCTGTGTGTATCGAACAAGGATCTTTGGAATAAGATTGAACGCAATGTGAAGCTTGGCTCGGAGACGCAGCAAGTTTTTG ACAATCCAAACGTGTCACAGTCCCAAAATATTACCCTTGCAAATGTTATCTGCTACCATCATGAAGCAATCAACCGATTGGTGCAGAATTTGGGCACGAAATTTTCCGTTCTCGACGCAGCAAAAAAGCTCACGTCCAGTCTGGTAGAAGGGAAGACAATTACAATGGCCATCTTACAGCCGCTGATCG CTTCAATCCACTCCGCGGTGAACGTAATCTTGCTCTCCATGCACCGTGAACCTGGTCTAAATTCAAACACCATTTCCACCGCCGGCCCCTCCCTGTACATGAAGGAGCTGCAGGACTTTATCGTACGCGCCTGGAGCACCCACATCCTACCGTTCAACGATCGGGCAGTGATCGAGCAGGCGGGCCACAATCTGGCCATACGGTGCATTGAACTGTTCGTTCAAAACCTTGCCACCATTCGACCGATTTCCTCCACCGGCAGACAGCGGCTCAAGGCCGACTGTCACCACCTGGAGGGTGCACTGAAACCGATCGTGCCCGATCTTTCTTCGCTCGGGAAAAGCTTCCGGCTGCTGCGTGCAATCGCTTCCCTGTTCACCGTGCCGCCGCAGGAGCTGGTGGAGCAAACGAGCGAAGAGGGTGGCGTGGTGCCACCGTACATCGTTCTGTTTATGCTGTTTGGACACGCGGGAAACGATATGGCCAGCCCGCACGTTACTGCCGGCTGGGGCAACGAGAAGCTGCTCCAATGGCTGGAAAGTCATACGTCTGAGCGTGAACGGCTGGAGTTGATTACCGGAGCGCTGCAGAAGTACCGCACGGTAGTGCGGCAGAAGAATATTACCCAGTACGATCCTATCTATCCGATCGTAACGAGCTATTTGGAGAACGTGGTGAAGCAGTTACATTAA
- the LOC133391279 gene encoding uncharacterized protein LOC133391279: MAGRAMKKLALAVLGSLLGLCTVLVQGSEVNSETALTARSDQYYDEMWYRLWTFPVTMAIKAKVVAWLLFITYFSTIMQALVYQRTEPQLPEIYSVPAHGDWGHPPIFTSWG; encoded by the exons ATGGCGGGAAGGGCGATGAAGAAACTAGCACTTGCGGTGCTGGGAAGTTTGCTAGGGCTGTGCACCGTACTGGTACAGGGCAGTGAGGTTAACAGTGAAACTGCGCTTACCGCACGATCGGATCAGTACTATGATGAGATGT GGTATCGACTCTGGACCTTTCCTGTGACGATGGCCATCAAGGCGAAGGTGGTGGCGTGGCTGTTGTTCATCACGTACTTTAGCACGATCATGCAGGCACTGGTGTATCAACGAACGGAACCCCAACTGCCGGAGATATATTCCGTGCCGGCCCACGGCGATTGGGG ACATCCGCCGATCTTCACAAGTTGGGGCTAA
- the LOC5667123 gene encoding uncharacterized protein LOC5667123 produces MGTNGVIVMLLVIVLLGVLDSVRSSPVLEVNESSNQDVVATGRQRGPFHSAIYPFGWGWGIAAFVIAIVKGAIWLGIIMLWAFFKGFPAKHGCAPIILRESAPYYHDHHHDHHEEIIWDKPPSFHHHGRSIREAVRPGEESDLLLTDMITDLAFSFLGVHTTDCRKRFVCEIDVRAKSDFLLKLGTRMLGVDIFRKYRSADDIAAGSMEQCAEIYSTCKAQGSSITMNVFEGPMQGAIDDYDEAMAGQDQQQHQQENGVES; encoded by the exons ATGGGTACCAACGGGGTGATCGTTATGCTGCTGGTTATCGTGTTGTTGGGTGTGCTGGACAGCGTGCGGAGTTCTCCGGTGTTGGAGGTGAACGAAAGCTCCAACCAGGATGTTGTAGCAACTGGAAGACAGCGAGGACCTTTTCATTCTGCAA TTTACCCATTCGGATGGGGCTGGGGCATTGCCGCGTTTGTGATCGCGATCGTGAAGGGTGCGATCTGGCTCGGCATCATCATGCTCTGGGCGTTCTTCAAAGGATTCCCGGCCAAGCACGGCTGTGCGCCGATCATTCTGCGCGAATCCGCCCCGTACTACCACGATCACCATCACGATCATCATGAGGAAATTATTTGGGACAAGCCACCATCATTCCACCACCACGGTCGTTCGATCCGTGAGGCGGTACGGCCGGGCGAAGAGTCCGATTTGCTGCTGACCGACATGATAACTGATCTGGCGTTCAGCTTCCTGGGCGTTCATACCACGGACTGTCGCAAGCGGTTCGTGTGTGAGATTGATGTGCGGGCAAAGAGTGACTTCCTGCTGAAGCTTGGTACGCGCATGCTCGGGGTGGATATCTTCCGCAAGTACCGGTCGGCAGATGATATTGCAGCTGGCAGCATGGAGCAGTGTGCCGAGATTTATTCCACGTGCAAGGCACAGGGAAGCTCCATAACGATGAACGTGTTTGAGGGACCGATGCAGGGAGCGATCGATGATTACGATGAGGCGATGGCAGGTcaggaccagcagcagcaccagcaggagAATGGAGTCGAAAGCTAA